Genomic DNA from Desulfonema ishimotonii:
TCACTGCAAGGATAAGGGGCCGTCCGTGTGCGCTGAAAAACTCGCAGACTATATCGGAACCCAGTGCGGAAAGGTCAGAATCACGCAGATCGGATTTCAGCCCAAAATGGTCGAACATCTCGCGGCCCGCTATCCGTTCCGCATCATTGATCTGGATGAGGACAACATCGGCAAAGAGAAATACGGGGCAATGGTTGAAGGACCGGAAGCCACGGATGATGCCATTGACTGGGCCGAACTGCTGCTGGTGACCGGCACAACCCTGGCAAACGGCACCATCACCTCATTTCTGAATAAAAAGCCGGTACTCTTTTACGGCACGACCATTGCCGGGGCCGCGTATCTGATGAACTGGGACCGTTTCTGCGACCAGAGTATTTAAAACAGAGAGGAT
This window encodes:
- a CDS encoding Rossmann-like domain-containing protein, yielding MTTDIYEILKQRALNLFNDRQLLDKPVQIHARALSTEEAIGNPEADDFPLQKGNERLMQATFEEACGQAFTDLYGDFEGTLAEVMEMRLHNNYRRAIFTATLNAVLSHMGLIRNTIHCKDKGPSVCAEKLADYIGTQCGKVRITQIGFQPKMVEHLAARYPFRIIDLDEDNIGKEKYGAMVEGPEATDDAIDWAELLLVTGTTLANGTITSFLNKKPVLFYGTTIAGAAYLMNWDRFCDQSI